In Halanaeroarchaeum sp. HSR-CO, one DNA window encodes the following:
- a CDS encoding nucleotidyl transferase AbiEii/AbiGii toxin family protein: MISKAQLRRQARELDVRLGYAEKNYVNSWILWAIYKSSYGDNLLFKGGTALSKLYFPETWRYSEDLDFGVEGENHGSEAELQSTLDDATRASGIDFEVTKPRELQKEAYPTHYVDIDIQYTAVLGHRNTTSLDVMIDEYVAFDSVTHHHRYEDVPEFEVTAYSLEEIFAEKLRALYQRSQARDYYDLYRMITEADVDDSVILPALGQKCDHDGLDIDLRDELPEERRAEIRDGWQHTLPDLVADLPEFSVVYEALEDYVDSLVDG; this comes from the coding sequence ATGATCTCTAAAGCGCAACTTCGACGGCAGGCCAGAGAGTTAGATGTTCGCCTCGGCTACGCGGAGAAGAACTACGTCAATTCGTGGATTCTCTGGGCAATCTACAAGAGTTCGTACGGTGACAACCTGCTGTTCAAGGGCGGCACTGCGCTCAGCAAGTTGTACTTCCCGGAGACGTGGCGCTACTCGGAAGACCTCGATTTCGGTGTCGAGGGGGAGAATCATGGGAGCGAAGCGGAGTTGCAAAGCACATTGGACGACGCGACCAGAGCTTCTGGTATCGACTTCGAGGTGACCAAACCCCGCGAATTACAGAAAGAAGCGTATCCGACGCACTACGTCGATATTGACATCCAGTACACCGCTGTGCTCGGTCACAGGAACACAACGAGTCTCGACGTGATGATCGACGAATACGTGGCGTTTGACTCCGTGACCCATCACCACCGCTACGAAGACGTCCCAGAATTCGAGGTGACCGCGTACAGCCTAGAGGAGATCTTCGCGGAGAAGTTGCGAGCACTCTATCAGCGGTCACAGGCTCGTGACTACTACGACCTCTATCGAATGATTACGGAGGCCGACGTTGATGACTCGGTTATTCTTCCGGCACTCGGGCAGAAGTGTGACCACGACGGACTGGACATCGACCTGCGGGACGAGCTGCCCGAAGAGAGACGGGCCGAGATCCGAGACGGCTGGCAGCACACGCTTCCCGATTTGGTCGCAGATCTCCCCGAGTTCAGTGTCGTGTATGAAGCGCTTGAGGACTACGTCGATTCGCTGGTAGACGGGTAG
- a CDS encoding type IV toxin-antitoxin system AbiEi family antitoxin domain-containing protein, whose amino-acid sequence MGSINDEETQRKSLSTRESQALSRLASENRQVITISDIADVLDISRRSAKDMAYALKEKGWLERIAHGKYLILPLAAGENAVYTEHEFVIASALVDPIYIGYWSALNHHGLTEQMSRTVYIVTTERAREREIHGVTYRPVTVTEQKFFGYQLTAVGSNQVNIASIEKTLVDCADHPEFCGGISELAKAMQNAVDTQCSWERVVEYLRRVGNGAATKRLVYLADQLDIDLPEYHDLAENFTTGYPLLDPTREAKGTRDSTYQLRLNVAPESFLPDEFS is encoded by the coding sequence ATGGGATCAATAAACGACGAGGAGACTCAACGAAAGAGCCTGTCGACACGTGAGTCGCAAGCACTGTCACGGCTTGCAAGCGAGAACCGGCAGGTCATCACCATTAGTGACATCGCGGACGTCCTCGACATCTCGCGGAGGTCGGCCAAAGACATGGCGTATGCCCTCAAGGAGAAAGGCTGGCTAGAGCGGATCGCCCATGGGAAGTATCTCATCCTGCCGCTCGCTGCGGGCGAGAACGCCGTGTATACCGAACACGAGTTCGTCATCGCATCAGCACTCGTAGACCCGATATACATCGGGTACTGGAGCGCATTGAACCACCACGGGCTGACAGAGCAGATGTCCCGAACGGTGTACATCGTGACGACAGAGCGCGCCCGAGAGCGTGAAATCCACGGGGTCACGTATCGACCCGTGACTGTCACGGAGCAGAAGTTCTTCGGCTATCAACTGACGGCGGTCGGATCGAACCAGGTGAACATAGCGAGCATCGAGAAAACCCTGGTCGATTGCGCCGACCACCCCGAGTTCTGCGGGGGTATCAGCGAGCTTGCGAAGGCGATGCAGAACGCTGTCGACACGCAATGTTCGTGGGAGCGAGTCGTCGAGTACCTGCGGCGAGTTGGGAACGGTGCCGCAACGAAACGACTCGTGTATCTCGCCGACCAGTTGGACATCGACCTTCCCGAGTACCATGACCTCGCCGAGAACTTCACAACTGGCTACCCACTGCTCGATCCGACGAGAGAAGCGAAGGGTACCCGCGACAGCACGTACCAGCTCCGTCTGAACGTCGCTCCCGAATCGTTCCTCCCGGATGAGTTCTCATGA
- a CDS encoding ATP-binding protein: MNRPSLRNGIDHADTEAPTIEWAVTCSSTEATIEVTDSNAPIPEMEREVLRGSQEIEPLLHGSGLSLWLVSHIVRSANGRLEFHERTPTGNRVLIHLPTNSPANFLTETAG; the protein is encoded by the coding sequence CTGAATCGGCCAAGCCTCCGCAATGGAATCGATCACGCAGACACCGAGGCCCCAACAATCGAATGGGCTGTAACCTGTTCGTCGACGGAGGCTACCATCGAGGTCACGGATTCGAATGCTCCGATACCGGAGATGGAACGCGAAGTGCTCAGGGGCTCGCAGGAAATCGAGCCATTATTGCATGGCAGCGGCCTGAGTCTCTGGCTTGTCAGCCATATCGTTCGAAGCGCAAATGGACGCCTGGAATTCCATGAACGCACACCCACTGGAAATCGTGTACTGATTCACCTGCCAACGAACAGTCCAGCAAATTTCTTGACTGAAACTGCTGGCTAG
- a CDS encoding transposase, protein MEYSHRYPVYPTQEVAAELERHIDIHRQAYNYTLYEYENVDANNIGSAYKHHYRLPGWKDEFPVFSEVNSKALQRTVTRFYQNLSNLNDQKENGNRVGKLKWKSPREFQSMTFSQSGFELKNTSGRHATLCLSKIGDIPIRYHREIPDEADIKEVTVKKETTGDWFVSFGLETDDVDLPEKPDVDSLDASNSVGIDLGILNYIHTSDGKTVDWLDLEDEYDRLRREQRKLSRKDKGSNNYEKQRREVAKVKRHIRRKVLDYQHKLTTWLVREYDAVFVEDLDVKGMLEQSHNARNKQDAAWRQFITLLEYKADLYGCHVKQVEPEGTTKECASCGVETAKPIWVREHSCPSCGFECDRDANAAMNVLQRGFSELGLGWPESTPVETALPTDTTTVSAKRVIEAGSLGA, encoded by the coding sequence ATGGAGTACAGTCATCGCTACCCCGTATATCCGACACAAGAGGTAGCGGCTGAACTGGAACGTCACATCGACATTCATCGCCAAGCGTACAACTACACGCTGTACGAGTACGAGAACGTGGACGCCAACAACATCGGCTCCGCGTACAAACACCACTACCGACTCCCTGGTTGGAAAGACGAGTTCCCCGTCTTCTCAGAGGTTAACTCGAAAGCACTACAACGAACCGTCACACGGTTCTACCAGAACCTCTCGAACCTGAACGACCAGAAAGAGAACGGGAACAGGGTAGGGAAACTCAAGTGGAAGTCACCGAGAGAGTTCCAGAGTATGACGTTTTCGCAGTCCGGCTTCGAACTCAAAAACACGAGTGGCCGACACGCGACACTCTGTCTCTCCAAAATCGGAGACATCCCTATTCGCTACCACCGCGAAATCCCCGATGAAGCGGACATCAAAGAAGTCACAGTCAAGAAAGAGACTACCGGCGACTGGTTCGTCTCCTTCGGCCTCGAAACTGACGACGTTGACCTGCCTGAGAAACCCGACGTGGACTCGCTCGACGCGAGCAACAGCGTCGGAATTGACCTCGGCATCCTCAACTACATTCACACCTCGGATGGCAAGACTGTGGATTGGCTCGACCTCGAAGACGAGTACGACCGACTCCGCCGCGAACAACGCAAGCTGTCTCGCAAGGATAAGGGGTCAAACAACTACGAGAAACAACGCCGAGAAGTAGCGAAGGTCAAGCGGCATATTCGGCGGAAGGTGCTTGACTACCAGCACAAACTCACGACGTGGCTCGTCCGCGAGTACGACGCTGTATTCGTTGAAGACTTGGACGTGAAGGGGATGTTGGAGCAGTCGCATAATGCTCGGAACAAGCAGGATGCGGCGTGGCGACAGTTCATCACCCTCCTCGAATACAAGGCTGACCTGTACGGTTGTCACGTCAAGCAGGTTGAACCCGAAGGGACGACAAAAGAGTGTGCGTCGTGCGGTGTGGAGACGGCGAAGCCTATCTGGGTCAGGGAACACTCCTGCCCCTCGTGTGGGTTTGAGTGTGACCGTGATGCAAATGCGGCGATGAATGTCCTGCAACGCGGATTTTCTGAGTTAGGGCTGGGATGGCCCGAATCGACGCCTGTGGAGACTGCGCTCCCTACGGACACCACTACGGTGTCTGCAAAGCGCGTCATCGAAGCAGGAAGCCTCGGGGCTTGA
- a CDS encoding helix-turn-helix domain-containing protein: MTRTSNRADGDIVQDFLAVADLLEEPQLAQLYAYLAREGEATVQEVMEDLELAQGTAYSYVNRLVDAGVVDVTDDEQPRRYAAREIDLTVTTAAGEREYTITPALIDAVGRRETDADIDTYIDRHGVADLATALTYAVARERGEVTHRLMAEDLDISPLAAEMILQALRPVVHEHYDIEEAGAGLDELDIDGDGNDDA, translated from the coding sequence GTGACACGCACCTCAAACCGCGCCGATGGCGACATCGTTCAGGACTTCCTCGCGGTCGCTGACCTCCTCGAGGAGCCACAGCTGGCCCAGCTGTATGCGTATCTCGCCCGGGAGGGCGAGGCGACCGTCCAGGAGGTGATGGAAGACCTCGAGCTTGCTCAGGGGACCGCCTACAGCTACGTCAATCGGCTCGTCGACGCCGGCGTCGTCGACGTTACCGACGACGAGCAGCCGCGCCGGTACGCCGCCCGGGAGATCGACCTGACCGTAACCACGGCCGCCGGGGAACGCGAGTACACGATCACGCCGGCGCTCATCGACGCCGTCGGCCGCCGAGAGACGGACGCCGACATCGACACCTACATCGACCGCCACGGCGTCGCCGACCTCGCAACGGCGCTCACCTACGCGGTTGCTCGGGAACGTGGCGAGGTGACCCACCGTCTGATGGCCGAAGATCTGGACATCTCGCCGCTAGCCGCGGAGATGATTCTGCAGGCACTCCGGCCCGTCGTCCACGAACATTACGACATCGAGGAGGCAGGAGCGGGACTCGACGAGTTGGACATCGACGGCGACGGCAATGACGACGCGTGA
- a CDS encoding HNH endonuclease, producing MTTTETRTHDDTDRTDTASSDAPSDQHPTHGYNESVDAETRQRVLDKYDHRCQACGRRGPEQGGLATMQVHHIDRDPAEMDEHDIQNLTLLCRSCHNWLHQQSTPEDSPVEITEADQSVLLPQDIEILRYLERQGPTRTGDIASNLSADLTVSSVRQRLWALMGLDNLVESRDRQIVDKDIDTGEWGLAEQIENSARGHIPDDPQLLVQRVEDEQVRQALDRGVDRQNVTEVLGIARRTSFNKQKRAAAYGFPLAAFNRGGRPKRGTRPVDNASGEAKTEESDAQRRLDDVDDQASRDGESVTWTRSQDAVDLQSLIAARDGSESVDDTGTELRTHLREAITALEEVEREL from the coding sequence ATGACGACGACAGAAACACGCACGCACGACGACACGGATCGAACAGACACCGCATCCAGCGATGCACCATCGGACCAGCACCCCACGCACGGGTACAACGAATCGGTCGATGCAGAGACCCGGCAGCGAGTCCTCGATAAGTACGATCATCGCTGTCAGGCATGTGGTCGACGCGGTCCGGAGCAAGGTGGCCTGGCGACGATGCAGGTTCACCACATCGACCGCGATCCCGCTGAGATGGACGAGCACGATATCCAGAACCTCACGCTGCTGTGCCGGTCCTGCCATAACTGGCTCCACCAGCAGTCGACACCCGAGGACTCGCCCGTCGAGATCACCGAAGCCGACCAGAGCGTTCTCCTTCCGCAGGATATCGAGATACTCCGCTATCTCGAACGCCAGGGCCCAACGCGAACGGGAGATATCGCCTCCAATCTCTCCGCCGATCTCACGGTCTCATCCGTCCGTCAGCGCCTCTGGGCGCTGATGGGGCTGGATAATCTCGTCGAGTCCAGGGACAGGCAGATCGTCGATAAGGACATCGATACGGGGGAATGGGGGCTCGCAGAGCAGATCGAGAACTCGGCTCGCGGGCACATTCCTGACGACCCGCAGCTGTTAGTGCAACGAGTCGAAGACGAACAGGTGCGCCAGGCACTCGACCGCGGTGTCGACCGCCAGAACGTCACCGAGGTGCTCGGCATCGCCCGGCGCACGAGTTTCAATAAACAAAAACGCGCCGCTGCGTACGGCTTTCCCCTTGCCGCGTTCAATCGCGGTGGGCGGCCCAAGCGGGGTACCCGGCCAGTCGACAACGCTTCTGGGGAAGCGAAGACCGAAGAGAGCGACGCACAGCGCCGGCTCGATGACGTCGACGATCAGGCGTCTCGCGATGGTGAATCCGTGACGTGGACGCGGTCGCAGGATGCAGTCGACCTGCAGTCACTGATAGCGGCGCGTGACGGTTCCGAGTCGGTGGATGATACCGGGACTGAATTGCGTACACATCTCCGAGAGGCGATTACCGCCTTAGAAGAGGTGGAACGAGAGCTATAG
- a CDS encoding ribonuclease H-like domain-containing protein, with translation MALEQVAFDIETTGFDANDEVTVIGFGLSMGVRVMVQTGGRSPSDVEAVVEAATKTLVNVSIHPSERAVLAAVADFVERRLHDEDILLVAYNGERWNGGFDLPFLRTRYAQLDIAWPFEDVPYADLLPLVSDRFNTTVDGEEYGDLATAYAVLGDGTHGDHDPFDESAEAVTAFEDGRFADLAVHNVADVLRTRELGQVAERYCAKSEFQIKSLTPTRST, from the coding sequence ATGGCCCTGGAGCAGGTCGCCTTCGATATCGAGACGACCGGGTTCGACGCCAACGACGAGGTGACGGTCATCGGGTTTGGACTGTCGATGGGGGTGCGTGTGATGGTCCAGACCGGCGGGCGCTCGCCCAGCGACGTCGAGGCGGTTGTGGAGGCCGCGACGAAGACGCTGGTCAACGTCTCTATCCATCCATCGGAGCGGGCGGTGTTGGCGGCCGTTGCCGACTTCGTCGAACGGCGATTGCACGATGAGGATATTCTGCTGGTCGCGTACAACGGCGAGCGCTGGAACGGCGGCTTCGACCTGCCGTTTCTGCGGACCCGGTACGCCCAGCTGGATATCGCCTGGCCCTTCGAGGACGTCCCCTACGCCGACTTGCTGCCGCTGGTCAGCGACCGGTTCAATACGACCGTCGATGGCGAGGAGTACGGCGACCTTGCAACGGCCTACGCTGTGCTGGGCGATGGCACACACGGCGACCACGACCCCTTCGATGAGAGCGCAGAAGCCGTCACCGCCTTCGAGGACGGCCGATTCGCAGACCTCGCCGTCCACAACGTGGCGGACGTCCTGCGAACGCGTGAACTCGGCCAGGTCGCCGAGCGGTACTGTGCGAAATCCGAGTTCCAGATCAAATCGCTCACGCCAACGAGGTCGACCTGA
- a CDS encoding AbrB/MazE/SpoVT family DNA-binding domain-containing protein has protein sequence MAEHTRKVGDRGQVTIPKELRDRHGIEGGDEIRFVEVNDEIVIKPPTDEERLAEGYKDRAPRSRQLVEEMDGTSAEATERLGDAPEWGE, from the coding sequence ATGGCAGAACATACCCGGAAAGTCGGTGATCGAGGGCAAGTCACCATTCCAAAAGAGCTCCGTGACCGCCACGGAATCGAAGGTGGCGACGAGATCCGCTTCGTCGAAGTCAACGACGAGATCGTCATCAAACCACCGACGGACGAGGAGCGTTTGGCGGAAGGGTACAAGGACAGAGCACCCAGGTCTCGCCAGCTGGTCGAAGAGATGGACGGAACATCGGCAGAAGCAACCGAGCGGCTCGGAGACGCTCCAGAGTGGGGTGAGTAA
- the tnpA gene encoding IS200/IS605 family transposase → MGEKRSNHTVYNVNYHFVWCPKYRHAILEHIDESLEASFRDVCDEYGYEILSLHISPDHVHLFLSAHPKHAPSEIVRTVKSITGREMWEQHEPFLEEYLWGGGFWEESYYVGTAGDVSTDTIEQYIERTEHV, encoded by the coding sequence ATGGGCGAGAAGCGGTCGAACCACACGGTGTACAACGTCAACTACCACTTCGTGTGGTGTCCGAAGTACCGCCACGCGATACTCGAACACATCGATGAATCGCTGGAAGCGAGTTTCCGCGACGTGTGCGACGAGTACGGCTACGAGATACTGTCGCTCCACATCTCTCCTGATCACGTACACCTGTTCCTGTCAGCCCACCCGAAGCACGCACCGAGCGAGATTGTGCGAACGGTCAAGAGCATTACGGGGCGGGAGATGTGGGAACAGCACGAACCGTTCTTGGAGGAGTATCTGTGGGGTGGCGGATTTTGGGAGGAATCGTACTACGTTGGGACGGCAGGCGATGTTTCGACCGACACGATTGAGCAGTATATCGAGCGAACGGAACACGTTTAA
- a CDS encoding transposase encodes MTNEQALVKTLDFQLDIQSDNESLLYDATLEARSVYNETIRLAKQGVDWDTIPDRVADDANLVKNTTQRVVAKALSAMENYYEYDDFNQPSHTKDGAYPLRANYEEGYNLSLNDDGDVAFRISAKPYKHVTGVLEGDDAHLDVLKTALESDEWKIGTAEALFHNDNAELHVNVTNTKQTVRDRQDSRTVVGVDVNEDNVALTALSEDGIEDSLVIDFPEIKFERHRYFTMRKRVQNAGKESIHDTLEGREERFVRDRLHKVSRHIVEWSRQFEEPCIVFEDLKEMRDSIDYGTRMNRRLHHLPFRALQFYTSYKASFEGIPTGWIDPYKTSQRCPLCGHAERANRNKKRFKCRDCGHQDHSDRGASVNIAVKGIKKHQDWNVPALNSLPQVRKVRRQASGAVDAPTVTSDTARGHQPNGIRGVSD; translated from the coding sequence ATGACCAACGAACAGGCTCTCGTCAAGACGCTGGACTTCCAACTCGACATCCAAAGTGACAACGAGAGCCTGCTGTACGACGCCACCCTTGAAGCGCGGTCGGTGTACAACGAAACCATCCGCCTCGCCAAGCAAGGCGTGGATTGGGACACGATTCCCGACCGAGTAGCCGATGACGCCAACCTCGTGAAAAACACGACACAGCGCGTCGTTGCCAAAGCACTCAGCGCGATGGAGAACTACTACGAATACGACGACTTCAACCAGCCGAGCCACACCAAGGACGGCGCGTACCCACTCCGAGCGAACTACGAGGAAGGGTACAATCTGTCACTCAACGACGACGGCGACGTGGCATTCCGCATCAGCGCGAAGCCCTACAAGCACGTCACGGGCGTTCTCGAAGGCGACGACGCCCACCTCGACGTTCTCAAAACCGCACTCGAAAGCGACGAGTGGAAGATTGGGACGGCAGAAGCCCTATTCCACAACGATAACGCCGAGTTGCACGTCAACGTCACCAACACCAAGCAGACCGTTCGAGACAGGCAGGACTCACGAACGGTCGTCGGCGTGGACGTGAACGAAGACAACGTGGCTCTCACCGCTCTCTCTGAGGATGGCATTGAGGACTCGTTGGTTATCGACTTCCCCGAAATCAAGTTCGAGCGTCATCGCTACTTCACGATGCGGAAGCGCGTGCAAAACGCGGGGAAAGAGAGCATTCACGATACGTTGGAAGGACGCGAGGAACGGTTCGTCCGTGACCGACTCCACAAGGTGAGCCGTCACATCGTAGAGTGGAGCCGTCAGTTCGAGGAGCCGTGCATCGTCTTTGAAGACCTCAAAGAGATGCGCGACAGTATCGACTACGGTACGCGGATGAACCGACGCTTGCACCATCTCCCGTTCCGCGCCCTCCAGTTCTATACGTCGTACAAGGCGTCGTTCGAGGGCATCCCGACTGGATGGATTGACCCGTACAAGACGAGTCAACGGTGTCCGCTGTGCGGGCACGCCGAGCGAGCGAACCGCAACAAGAAGCGATTCAAATGTCGGGACTGTGGGCATCAAGACCACAGCGACCGGGGTGCAAGCGTCAACATCGCCGTGAAAGGCATCAAGAAGCATCAGGACTGGAATGTGCCTGCTCTCAACAGCCTTCCACAAGTGCGGAAGGTGCGACGGCAGGCATCGGGGGCCGTGGACGCCCCGACCGTGACCTCGGATACCGCGAGAGGGCATCAACCCAATGGTATCCGAGGCGTGTCCGACTAA